A single region of the Agromyces sp. Leaf222 genome encodes:
- a CDS encoding aspartate-semialdehyde dehydrogenase, which produces MAHGVNIGVVGATGQVGAVVRQLLEERDFPVASIRYFASARSAGSTLPWKGEDIVIEDASTADPSGLDIAIFSAGATLSKAQAPRFAAAGVTVVDNSSGWRMDPEVPLVVSEVNPHAIDEAVKGIIANPNCTTMAAMPVLKVLHDEAGLERLMVSTYQAVSGAGLAGGEELLEQARAAVAQDAILLVHDGRAVEFPEAEKFPRTIAFDVIPLAGSIVDDGDLETDEEKKLRNESRKILELPGLRVAGTCVRVPVFTGHSLSIHAEFANPITPERATELLSDAPGVALSDVPTPLQAAGTDPSYVGRIRQDQSAEDGKGLVLFISNDNLRKGAALNAVQIAELIAAKQPAAV; this is translated from the coding sequence ATGGCACACGGAGTGAACATCGGCGTCGTCGGCGCCACCGGTCAGGTCGGCGCGGTCGTGCGCCAGTTGCTCGAGGAGCGCGACTTCCCGGTCGCGAGCATCCGCTACTTCGCCTCGGCGCGCTCGGCCGGCTCGACCCTCCCCTGGAAGGGTGAGGACATCGTCATCGAAGACGCTTCGACGGCCGACCCGAGCGGCCTCGACATCGCGATCTTCTCGGCCGGAGCCACGCTCTCGAAGGCGCAGGCCCCGCGCTTCGCCGCGGCCGGCGTGACGGTGGTCGACAACTCGAGCGGCTGGCGCATGGACCCCGAGGTGCCGCTCGTCGTGAGCGAGGTCAACCCGCACGCGATCGATGAGGCCGTCAAGGGCATCATCGCCAACCCGAACTGCACGACGATGGCGGCCATGCCGGTGCTCAAGGTGCTGCACGACGAGGCCGGGCTCGAGCGCCTCATGGTCTCGACGTACCAGGCCGTTTCGGGTGCCGGGCTCGCCGGTGGAGAAGAGCTGCTCGAGCAGGCGCGCGCCGCCGTGGCGCAGGACGCCATCCTGCTCGTGCACGACGGCCGTGCGGTCGAGTTCCCCGAGGCCGAGAAGTTCCCGCGCACGATCGCGTTCGACGTGATCCCGCTCGCCGGCTCGATCGTCGACGACGGCGACCTCGAGACCGACGAAGAGAAGAAGCTGCGCAACGAGAGCCGCAAGATCCTCGAGCTGCCGGGCCTGCGCGTGGCCGGCACCTGCGTGCGCGTGCCCGTCTTCACTGGTCACTCGCTCTCGATCCACGCGGAGTTCGCGAACCCGATCACGCCCGAGCGCGCGACCGAGCTGCTGTCGGACGCCCCCGGCGTCGCGCTCAGCGACGTGCCCACGCCGCTGCAGGCCGCCGGCACCGACCCGAGCTACGTCGGTCGCATCCGTCAGGACCAGTCGGCCGAAGACGGCAAGGGCCTCGTGCTCTTCATCTCGAACGACAACCTCCGCAAGGGCGCAGCGCTGAACGCCGTGCAGATCGCGGAGCTCATCGCGGCGAAGCAGCCCGCGGCGGTCTGA
- a CDS encoding cell wall metabolism sensor histidine kinase WalK, whose product MRASGEPQRGSVTLDRSVILSQLLFGVALIVVVFTLQAFAPGSMAKPLVLTGVVLAFVVTGVTVVTPWHRLPRDFVMIVPVLDIVAIGLMRIGDPGIGVGLLWIFPTLWLSSYFGVRGAIIAVGSASVLVWTSEILADREFASAAVPGVVLLPIALLFVATSAVLSSRRAAAQRVLLRSQATQLERALRRASRQEALLADVLNAVDFGVVRLDRDGRGAIMNAAYARLYGLEIGRPDDARHGTAFAEDRATALDARELPFNRAADGEEFDDVITWIPTERHELAAVAATARRLFDVDNEPDGSVLVVRDVTAELRAIRARDDLVASVSHELRTPMTSVLGYIELSLDDPGLPAPVRRNLEIMERNGERMLELIASILQSARQADAPPLLQFVDADLGSIVRDSVESLRPRSDERSITVTITTAERVIARVDPFRLRQVVDNLLSNAIKYNDEGGEVSIGVTADDGTAWIVVRDSGIGIPEAELPKIFDRFFRSESVRQGSVHGSGLGLGIARDFVERHGGRLSIESEEGVGTTVIVTLPTAGQGEP is encoded by the coding sequence ATGCGGGCATCGGGGGAGCCTCAGAGGGGGAGCGTCACCCTCGACCGTTCGGTGATCCTGTCGCAGCTGCTGTTCGGCGTGGCGCTGATCGTCGTGGTCTTCACCCTCCAGGCGTTCGCGCCGGGGTCGATGGCGAAGCCGCTCGTCCTCACGGGCGTCGTCCTGGCGTTCGTGGTCACCGGCGTCACCGTCGTGACCCCGTGGCATCGGCTGCCGCGCGACTTCGTGATGATCGTGCCGGTGCTCGACATCGTCGCCATCGGCCTCATGCGCATCGGCGACCCGGGGATCGGCGTCGGCCTGCTCTGGATCTTCCCCACGCTCTGGCTTTCGAGCTACTTCGGGGTGCGCGGTGCCATCATCGCGGTCGGGTCCGCATCGGTGCTGGTCTGGACGTCGGAGATCCTCGCGGATCGGGAGTTCGCGTCTGCGGCCGTCCCCGGCGTGGTGCTGCTGCCGATCGCGCTGCTCTTCGTCGCGACGAGCGCGGTCCTGTCGAGTCGACGTGCCGCGGCGCAGCGTGTGCTGCTGCGCTCGCAGGCGACCCAGCTCGAGCGGGCGCTCCGGCGGGCGAGCCGGCAGGAGGCCCTCCTCGCCGACGTGCTGAACGCGGTCGACTTCGGCGTCGTGCGCCTCGACCGCGACGGACGCGGCGCGATCATGAACGCGGCGTACGCGAGGCTCTACGGGTTGGAGATCGGGCGGCCGGATGACGCGCGCCACGGCACGGCGTTCGCCGAGGACCGGGCGACCGCCCTCGACGCCCGCGAGCTCCCGTTCAACCGGGCCGCCGACGGCGAGGAATTCGACGACGTCATCACGTGGATCCCGACGGAGCGGCACGAGCTGGCGGCCGTGGCGGCGACGGCACGCCGCCTGTTCGATGTCGACAACGAACCGGACGGCAGCGTGCTCGTCGTGCGCGACGTGACGGCCGAACTCCGGGCGATCCGCGCTCGCGACGACCTCGTCGCGTCGGTCTCGCATGAGCTGCGCACGCCGATGACCTCGGTGCTCGGCTACATCGAACTCTCGCTCGACGACCCGGGGCTGCCGGCCCCGGTTCGGCGCAACCTCGAGATCATGGAGCGGAACGGCGAGCGGATGCTCGAACTCATCGCGAGCATCCTCCAGAGCGCGCGTCAGGCCGATGCGCCCCCGCTCCTGCAGTTCGTCGACGCCGATCTCGGATCCATCGTGCGCGACTCGGTGGAGTCGCTCCGCCCCCGCTCCGACGAGCGGAGCATCACCGTCACCATCACGACGGCCGAGCGGGTGATCGCACGCGTCGACCCGTTCCGTCTTCGGCAGGTGGTCGACAACCTGCTCTCGAACGCCATCAAGTACAACGACGAGGGCGGGGAGGTCTCGATCGGGGTCACCGCCGACGACGGCACGGCCTGGATCGTCGTGCGGGACTCCGGCATCGGCATACCCGAGGCCGAGCTGCCGAAGATCTTCGATCGATTCTTCCGCTCGGAGTCCGTGCGCCAGGGGAGCGTGCACGGCAGCGGCCTCGGGCTCGGCATTGCACGCGACTTCGTCGAGCGGCACGGGGGCAGATTGTCCATCGAGAGCGAGGAGGGCGTCGGGACGACCGTCATCGTCACGCTGCCGACCGCGGGCCAGGGGGAGCCGTGA
- a CDS encoding SGNH/GDSL hydrolase family protein — MRTRGRRAFGIWAGRAGSAGPPGSRIGAIVGACAVGLLLAACAGAPASDRAGEALPADAPVVAFYGDSYTLGTGASSPERRWSSIIAADRGWAEFNPSVNGLGFVTNREPGLGGPGTDLVEAIVTQEPAPDLVFVTMGLNDNFSMPSRADDIRAAIDADLQRLSEELPDARLVVVEPFWYTDERPESVEQIIAWVRAGAERVDADWIAGASHWIEGHPDWMADDGLHPNDEGYAEMARRMDAELRSIGL; from the coding sequence ATGAGGACTCGGGGCAGGCGGGCGTTCGGCATCTGGGCGGGCAGGGCGGGCAGCGCGGGCCCACCGGGCTCGCGCATCGGCGCGATCGTCGGCGCCTGCGCGGTCGGGCTGCTGCTGGCGGCCTGCGCCGGCGCACCGGCATCCGACCGCGCAGGTGAGGCGTTGCCGGCCGACGCGCCCGTCGTCGCGTTCTACGGCGACTCGTACACGCTCGGCACCGGTGCGAGCAGCCCGGAGCGACGCTGGTCGAGCATCATCGCGGCCGACCGAGGCTGGGCGGAGTTCAACCCGAGCGTCAACGGACTCGGCTTCGTGACCAACCGGGAGCCGGGTCTCGGCGGCCCCGGCACCGACCTCGTCGAGGCGATCGTCACGCAGGAGCCGGCGCCCGACCTCGTCTTCGTCACGATGGGGCTGAACGACAACTTCTCGATGCCCTCGCGCGCCGACGACATCCGCGCGGCGATCGACGCCGACCTCCAACGGCTCTCCGAGGAGCTGCCGGACGCCCGGCTCGTCGTGGTCGAGCCGTTCTGGTACACCGATGAGCGCCCGGAGTCGGTCGAGCAGATCATCGCCTGGGTGCGGGCGGGAGCCGAGCGGGTCGACGCCGACTGGATCGCCGGCGCCTCGCACTGGATCGAGGGGCACCCCGACTGGATGGCGGACGACGGCCTGCATCCGAACGACGAGGGCTACGCCGAGATGGCGCGTCGCATGGACGCGGAGTTGCGGTCCATCGGGCTCTGA
- a CDS encoding GGDEF domain-containing protein, with amino-acid sequence MIIDPYTIQLAVITVTIVAGVMFILDTVLRTADAAGRVWAVAFMSGILASFSYATWIVNPEAWWAVAIGNAAVVLSPALLWCGARAYNGRRPLAWIALLAAGAAAVAVLAAGADGGDWAGALLMFALIALFAALGVWETVRAPMRVHWAARGLTVIFVIVAVYYATRAVAFIAIGPEDPWFRAALGTESAGFVLIALMVVAVVSLVVLQGERVPRASSRRSMALPYSADAVLNDDSFREIVGDWLERANYHDEQLVFMRIEVDELDALNTAFGRSVGNQLLAEFTEIVRRHGSPHSDIGHDGPGSLVLVAPYARLDLAADDAEAVQRGLREHRIDAAQGLRLSASIGLAGTDRFGYDFDALMTAAADAAANARAKGGGVVAVAE; translated from the coding sequence GTGATCATCGATCCGTACACCATTCAGCTCGCGGTGATCACGGTCACCATCGTCGCGGGCGTCATGTTCATCCTCGACACGGTGCTCCGCACGGCGGATGCCGCCGGCCGAGTCTGGGCGGTCGCCTTCATGTCGGGCATCCTCGCGTCGTTCTCCTACGCGACCTGGATCGTGAACCCCGAGGCCTGGTGGGCGGTCGCGATCGGCAATGCCGCGGTCGTGCTGAGCCCGGCCCTGCTCTGGTGCGGTGCGCGGGCGTACAACGGGCGGCGGCCGCTCGCGTGGATCGCACTCCTCGCGGCGGGCGCGGCAGCCGTCGCGGTGCTCGCCGCAGGAGCCGACGGCGGCGATTGGGCGGGTGCACTCCTCATGTTCGCGCTCATCGCCCTCTTCGCCGCGCTCGGCGTGTGGGAGACCGTGCGCGCGCCGATGCGCGTGCACTGGGCCGCGCGCGGGCTGACGGTCATCTTCGTGATCGTCGCCGTCTACTACGCCACGAGGGCGGTCGCATTCATCGCGATCGGCCCGGAGGACCCGTGGTTCAGGGCTGCGCTCGGCACCGAGTCCGCCGGATTCGTGCTCATCGCGCTGATGGTCGTCGCCGTCGTGAGCCTCGTCGTCCTCCAAGGCGAGCGGGTGCCGCGCGCGTCGAGTCGGCGGAGCATGGCCTTGCCGTATTCCGCCGACGCCGTGCTGAACGACGATTCGTTCCGCGAGATCGTCGGCGACTGGCTCGAGCGAGCGAACTATCACGACGAGCAGCTCGTGTTCATGCGCATCGAGGTCGACGAACTGGACGCGCTGAACACGGCGTTCGGTCGGTCAGTGGGCAACCAGCTGCTGGCGGAGTTCACCGAGATCGTGCGGCGCCATGGCTCGCCCCACTCCGACATCGGCCACGACGGGCCGGGATCGCTGGTCCTGGTCGCGCCGTACGCACGGCTCGACCTGGCCGCCGATGATGCCGAGGCGGTTCAGCGAGGGCTGCGAGAGCATCGCATCGACGCCGCGCAGGGACTCCGGCTCTCGGCGAGCATCGGCCTCGCCGGCACCGATCGCTTCGGCTACGACTTCGACGCGCTCATGACGGCTGCAGCGGATGCCGCGGCGAACGCTCGGGCGAAGGGCGGCGGTGTGGTCGCGGTCGCCGAGTGA